One [Clostridium] saccharolyticum WM1 DNA segment encodes these proteins:
- a CDS encoding single-stranded DNA-binding protein, translating into MNKVILMGRLTRDPEVRYSQGERAMAVARYTLAVDRRSRRNQDGNEQTADFINCVAFDRAGEFAEKYFRQGMRVLISGRIQTGSYTNKDGIKVYTTDIVVEDQEFADSKGGAAGEGGGYQPVSRPAPSSAIGDGFMNIPDGVEDEGLPFN; encoded by the coding sequence ATGAACAAAGTAATCCTTATGGGCAGATTAACCCGTGATCCAGAAGTAAGATATTCCCAGGGAGAGCGTGCTATGGCGGTTGCAAGGTATACCCTTGCGGTAGACCGCAGAAGCCGCAGGAATCAGGACGGTAATGAGCAGACAGCCGATTTTATCAATTGCGTTGCATTTGACAGAGCAGGAGAGTTTGCGGAGAAGTATTTCCGTCAGGGCATGAGAGTACTGATTTCCGGAAGGATCCAGACTGGAAGTTATACGAATAAAGACGGCATTAAGGTTTATACAACGGATATCGTTGTAGAAGATCAGGAATTCGCTGACAGCAAGGGCGGAGCAGCAGGAGAAGGCGGCGGTTATCAGCCAGTCTCCAGACCGGCACCTTCCAGTGCAATCGGTGATGGATTTATGAATATTCCGGATGGAGTCGAAGACGAAGGGCTTCCATTCAACTAA
- the rpsR gene encoding 30S ribosomal protein S18 gives MAYNKNDKADGAKIRRGGMRRRKKVCVFCGEKNGVIDYKDVNKLKRYVSERGKILPRRITGNCAKHQRALTVAIKRARHIALMPYTME, from the coding sequence ATGGCATATAACAAGAATGATAAAGCTGATGGCGCTAAGATCAGAAGAGGCGGCATGCGCAGAAGAAAAAAAGTATGCGTATTCTGCGGAGAGAAGAATGGCGTTATTGATTACAAAGATGTTAATAAATTAAAAAGATATGTGTCTGAAAGAGGAAAAATTCTTCCAAGACGTATTACAGGTAACTGCGCAAAACATCAGAGAGCGCTTACCGTTGCAATTAAGAGAGCAAGACATATCGCTCTGATGCCTTACACCATGGAATAA